One segment of Thermoleophilaceae bacterium DNA contains the following:
- a CDS encoding amino acid permease, with protein sequence MNPRRGFGVPAIFAIALGAAGSSVYFILGVVAGYSLGLTPIVFLLAAIFFVITMMTYVEGNALHPERGGASTFGRYAFNELWSFIAGWAIILDYLLVIAMGSFAIAHYLAAFGGWMDDKVAEHAIAGAAIAWVVFSNIRGLSAERYRFVLRLGLLNLTLAFVIVAVGAVKVFDFGKISDSIHLGSAPTWSNLLVGAVIATVALTGIEAASGLAGELRMRGPDLRRLVVLGTVTVLVWFVSVSIIALMAVPVVDGHTALGSTYLEAPVLGVVTQYVPPDWLAHLLRYLVGITAALVLVTALNGQMLGLSRLSYSLATNRQIPSALGRLHGDPPAPFMAILIAGVLSFVLVVTLDLKEMAGIFAYGAMLAFTIAHLSIVALRFREPDFERQFKVPLSFEFRGRSVPAPALLGALVSFLAWISVLVLHAGARYVGSAWMAGGIVLYVVYRKSQGKSLRRRFTIPAAALYEPPEVEYGSILVPVFGDPLDDDIVGTAGRLASEEGEPGEGGTVIEALYVLEVPMSLPLDARVPDDRIALARRALARAKEVGEEYEGVEVATAVVRARSVGAGIVEEARRRGVDAIVVAAEQPSRVRGGALLGGRGGPRERFVGEMTRYIVEKAPCRVILTAAPSGEEGIREGVAP encoded by the coding sequence GTGAATCCGCGTCGCGGGTTCGGCGTCCCCGCGATCTTCGCCATCGCACTGGGAGCGGCCGGATCGTCGGTGTACTTCATCCTCGGTGTCGTCGCCGGCTATTCGCTCGGGCTGACGCCGATCGTCTTCCTGCTCGCGGCGATCTTCTTCGTCATCACGATGATGACCTACGTGGAGGGCAACGCTCTCCACCCGGAGCGCGGAGGCGCTTCGACGTTCGGGCGCTATGCGTTCAACGAGCTCTGGAGCTTCATCGCCGGCTGGGCGATCATCCTCGACTACCTGCTGGTGATCGCGATGGGCTCGTTCGCGATCGCGCACTATCTGGCCGCATTCGGCGGTTGGATGGACGACAAGGTCGCCGAACACGCGATCGCCGGCGCGGCGATTGCGTGGGTGGTGTTCTCCAACATCCGAGGCCTCTCCGCCGAGCGCTACCGCTTCGTGCTCCGGCTCGGCCTGCTCAACCTGACGCTCGCCTTCGTGATCGTCGCGGTGGGGGCGGTGAAGGTGTTCGACTTCGGGAAGATCAGCGACTCGATCCACCTCGGCAGCGCCCCCACCTGGAGCAACCTGCTCGTGGGGGCCGTGATAGCCACCGTGGCGCTGACGGGTATCGAGGCTGCGTCCGGCCTTGCGGGCGAGCTGCGGATGCGCGGCCCGGATCTGCGTCGCCTGGTGGTGCTGGGCACGGTCACCGTGCTGGTGTGGTTCGTGTCCGTGTCGATCATCGCGCTGATGGCGGTGCCCGTTGTGGACGGCCATACGGCGCTTGGAAGCACGTACCTCGAGGCGCCGGTGCTTGGCGTGGTGACCCAGTACGTGCCGCCCGACTGGCTGGCGCACCTCCTCCGCTATCTCGTGGGCATCACCGCGGCGCTGGTGCTGGTCACCGCGCTCAACGGGCAGATGCTCGGGCTCTCGCGCCTCTCCTACTCGCTCGCCACGAACCGCCAGATCCCGAGCGCGCTCGGGAGGCTCCACGGCGATCCGCCGGCGCCGTTCATGGCGATCCTGATCGCGGGCGTCCTCTCCTTCGTGCTGGTCGTGACCCTGGACCTGAAGGAGATGGCCGGCATCTTCGCCTACGGCGCGATGCTCGCGTTCACCATCGCGCACCTGTCGATCGTCGCACTGCGCTTCAGGGAGCCGGACTTCGAGCGCCAGTTCAAGGTGCCGCTGTCGTTCGAGTTCCGCGGGCGCTCGGTGCCAGCGCCGGCCCTGCTCGGGGCGCTCGTGTCCTTCCTCGCCTGGATCAGCGTCCTCGTGCTGCACGCCGGTGCCCGCTATGTGGGCAGCGCGTGGATGGCGGGCGGGATCGTGCTGTACGTCGTCTACCGGAAGAGCCAGGGCAAGTCTCTGCGCAGGCGCTTCACCATTCCGGCGGCGGCGCTCTACGAGCCGCCGGAGGTCGAGTACGGAAGCATCCTGGTGCCCGTGTTCGGCGACCCGCTCGACGACGACATCGTCGGCACCGCCGGCCGGCTTGCGTCCGAGGAGGGCGAGCCGGGGGAGGGCGGCACGGTGATCGAGGCGCTGTACGTGCTGGAGGTGCCGATGTCGCTGCCGCTCGACGCGCGCGTGCCCGACGACCGCATCGCGCTCGCCCGGCGAGCCCTCGCGCGCGCGAAAGAGGTGGGGGAGGAGTACGAGGGCGTGGAGGTGGCCACAGCCGTGGTGCGCGCCCGCTCGGTGGGGGCCGGCATCGTGGAGGAGGCGCGCCGACGCGGCGTGGACGCCATCGTGGTCGCGGCGGAGCAGCCGAGCCGCGTACGAGGCGGCGCCCTGCTCGGCGGCCGAGGCGGACCCCGCGAGCGCTTCGTGGGCGAGATGACCCGCTACATCGTGGAGAAGGCTCCCTGCAGGGTGATCCTCACGGCCGCGCCGAGCGGGGAGGAGGGGATCAGGGAAGGAGTCGCACCCTAA
- a CDS encoding TrkA family potassium uptake protein, with product MFVLIVGCGRVGSTVARSMLQDGHEVSVLDEDAEALALLEKNQDQAWEDLGGSFTVGTALEIDALLEAGIERADAFVAATDGDNTNLVIAQIAKRRFNVPTVVVRVLDPARAEWYSQQGLSTVCPTAVAIDMLQNAVRAEVKG from the coding sequence GTGTTTGTTCTCATCGTCGGCTGCGGCAGGGTCGGCTCCACCGTCGCCCGCAGCATGCTCCAAGACGGGCACGAGGTGTCGGTGCTCGACGAGGACGCGGAGGCTCTTGCGCTGCTCGAGAAGAACCAGGACCAGGCCTGGGAGGATCTCGGCGGTTCCTTCACCGTCGGCACCGCGCTCGAGATAGACGCGCTGCTCGAGGCGGGGATCGAGAGGGCGGACGCGTTTGTGGCCGCCACGGACGGGGACAACACCAATCTGGTGATCGCGCAGATCGCAAAGCGGCGCTTCAACGTGCCAACTGTGGTTGTGCGCGTGCTGGATCCGGCGCGCGCGGAGTGGTACAGCCAGCAGGGGCTGAGCACCGTATGCCCGACGGCCGTCGCGATCGACATGCTCCAGAACGCGGTGCGCGCGGAGGTGAAGGGGTAG
- a CDS encoding NAD-binding protein yields MYIVVVGAGKVGWNLARELIGKGNEVTVIESEPSRFAMVEEELEHAVHYGDGSELWVLERAGVARADMVIAVTGDDEDNILICQVAREKYGVERVIARCNNPRNLQHFELLGIKPAVSATDLILRLIEHEVPRYGFLHLLDLPQERLEIIEIEVAEGSPAAGAMVKDLGLPDGSLAIAILRHGTGFVPLADSVIEAGDEVLIVLDTGLETKITDRFQPPAEAA; encoded by the coding sequence ATGTACATAGTCGTCGTGGGCGCCGGGAAGGTCGGCTGGAACCTCGCTCGCGAGCTGATCGGCAAGGGGAATGAAGTGACGGTGATCGAGTCCGAGCCGTCACGTTTCGCGATGGTCGAGGAGGAGCTCGAGCATGCCGTTCACTACGGCGACGGATCCGAGCTGTGGGTGCTCGAGCGCGCGGGCGTGGCGCGCGCTGACATGGTGATCGCCGTCACCGGCGACGACGAGGACAACATCCTCATCTGTCAGGTGGCGCGCGAGAAGTACGGCGTGGAGCGCGTGATCGCACGCTGCAACAACCCGCGCAACCTCCAGCACTTCGAGCTGCTCGGGATCAAGCCGGCTGTATCCGCCACTGATCTGATCCTGCGGCTCATCGAGCACGAGGTGCCGCGCTACGGATTCCTCCATCTCCTGGACCTCCCGCAGGAGCGCCTGGAGATCATCGAGATCGAGGTGGCCGAGGGCTCGCCCGCCGCGGGCGCCATGGTCAAGGACCTCGGACTTCCCGACGGGTCGCTTGCAATCGCCATCCTCCGTCACGGCACCGGCTTCGTCCCGCTCGCTGACTCGGTGATCGAAGCGGGCGACGAGGTGCTCATCGTGCTCGACACCGGACTCGAGACGAAGATCACCGACCGCTTCCAGCCTCCCGCCGAGGCGGCCTGA
- a CDS encoding FAD-dependent oxidoreductase: protein MADRTVDYLLIGGGLAAGNCAQVLRDGGADGSILLVGREPDLPYHRPPLSKGFLQGKESREDTLVNPADWWQENNVEVLTRTSVLKLDPGERMAQLSTREEVSFDKALIATGANVKRLSVDGCDLDGIHYLRTLGNSASIREDAEQAEHVVLIGGSYIATEVAASLTLLGKKCSLVMMEDVTLERFYGQEVGRFFQGILEDHGIEVNGADELARFEGSDGRVTKVVTKSGKELPAECVVIGAGVSPDVTLAKAAGLEIGDAGGVKCSATLESSAPGIWAAGDMCEYDSIIHGSHMRIEHWDVAFNHGQTAAVNMLGRSTPHDVVPYFFSDLADWVSYEYVGPGSGETVMRGSLDDADFTVFYLGEDGTVKAALTVGRSEDLEHARRFIKEKIVPERQQLADEATDLSEV, encoded by the coding sequence ATGGCGGACCGGACGGTCGACTACCTGCTGATCGGCGGGGGACTGGCCGCCGGAAACTGCGCTCAGGTGCTGCGCGACGGAGGCGCGGACGGCTCGATCCTCCTGGTGGGACGCGAGCCGGACCTGCCGTACCACCGGCCGCCGCTTTCGAAGGGCTTCCTGCAGGGCAAGGAGTCCCGCGAGGACACGCTTGTGAACCCGGCCGACTGGTGGCAGGAGAACAACGTCGAGGTGCTCACCCGCACCAGCGTGCTCAAGCTCGATCCGGGGGAGCGCATGGCGCAGCTATCCACGCGCGAGGAGGTGTCGTTCGACAAGGCGCTGATCGCCACGGGCGCCAACGTGAAGCGCTTGAGCGTGGACGGCTGTGACCTCGACGGGATCCATTATCTGCGCACGCTCGGCAACAGCGCCTCGATCCGGGAGGACGCGGAGCAGGCGGAGCATGTGGTGCTGATCGGTGGCAGCTACATCGCCACCGAGGTGGCGGCTTCGCTCACCCTGCTCGGGAAGAAGTGCTCGCTGGTGATGATGGAGGACGTCACGCTCGAGCGTTTCTACGGGCAGGAGGTCGGGCGCTTCTTCCAGGGGATCCTCGAGGATCATGGGATCGAGGTGAACGGGGCCGACGAGCTCGCTCGTTTCGAGGGGTCCGATGGACGCGTGACGAAGGTGGTCACGAAGTCGGGGAAGGAGCTGCCGGCCGAGTGCGTGGTAATCGGAGCGGGCGTGAGCCCGGACGTGACACTGGCGAAGGCGGCGGGACTCGAGATCGGCGATGCGGGTGGGGTGAAGTGCTCCGCGACGCTCGAGAGCTCCGCGCCGGGGATCTGGGCCGCGGGCGACATGTGCGAGTACGACAGCATCATCCACGGCTCGCACATGCGCATCGAGCATTGGGACGTGGCCTTCAACCACGGCCAGACCGCCGCGGTGAACATGCTCGGACGCTCCACCCCGCACGACGTCGTGCCCTACTTCTTCTCGGACCTCGCCGACTGGGTGAGCTACGAGTACGTCGGGCCCGGCTCGGGGGAGACCGTCATGCGCGGGTCGCTCGACGACGCCGACTTCACCGTCTTCTACCTCGGGGAGGACGGCACGGTGAAGGCGGCGCTCACCGTGGGACGCTCGGAGGACCTGGAGCACGCCCGCCGCTTCATCAAGGAGAAGATCGTGCCGGAGCGCCAGCAGCTGGCTGACGAGGCGACGGATCTGTCTGAGGTCTAG
- a CDS encoding HNH endonuclease encodes MSRKAPEKTREAVRLLRAAGLSRSAVARELGITKPTVTYHAKALGLPSNSKCNRRYNWDEIQRYYDAGHSITECQRHFGFARKTCMDAVARGAVRSRPQRLPAVTYLTFDQVQHRGTVKRALLRERLKDDRCELCGISEWQGKPLSLALHHVNGDGRDNRLENLQLLCPNCHSQTENFAGRNVVRLRREPDETA; translated from the coding sequence GTGTCACGGAAGGCCCCTGAGAAGACCCGCGAGGCGGTTCGGCTGCTGCGTGCGGCCGGTCTATCCAGATCCGCGGTCGCGCGCGAGCTCGGGATCACGAAGCCGACCGTGACCTACCACGCCAAGGCGCTGGGGCTGCCCTCGAACTCAAAATGCAACCGCCGTTACAACTGGGACGAGATTCAGCGCTACTACGACGCCGGGCATTCGATAACTGAGTGCCAGCGGCACTTCGGGTTTGCCCGCAAGACGTGCATGGATGCGGTCGCTCGCGGCGCGGTGCGTTCGCGGCCTCAGCGGCTTCCGGCGGTCACATACCTCACGTTCGATCAGGTTCAGCATCGGGGCACCGTCAAACGGGCACTTCTTCGTGAGCGGCTCAAGGACGACCGCTGCGAGCTGTGCGGCATCTCGGAGTGGCAGGGCAAGCCGCTCTCGCTCGCGCTTCATCACGTGAACGGCGACGGCCGCGACAACCGCCTCGAGAACCTCCAGCTTCTCTGCCCCAACTGCCACAGCCAGACGGAGAACTTCGCCGGCCGCAACGTTGTCCGGCTCCGGCGAGAGCCCGATGAGACCGCCTAA